A stretch of the Nicotiana tabacum cultivar K326 chromosome 6, ASM71507v2, whole genome shotgun sequence genome encodes the following:
- the LOC142181534 gene encoding MATH domain and coiled-coil domain-containing protein At3g58280-like: MVLNANATEPESGSSQSGAHPTKTMSLNLTRMAALMNDYSSDADEVGSQPAHLSVVVNGYRVKEEAAPVLQKIFLKYGDIAKNSSFSSVNISSSLLELVCDIYKKLEETDNFRSINPKELQSMLDEVRDLESANLDVGWLSQRLNDISQAKQLVKDSRKLKEAKTRNPAGMETSKKELEEMKSGPLVLQHAMFCKKESAKKRMSLALRVVKMKGSCSSLKIRRPR, from the coding sequence ATGGTGTTAAATGCTAATGCCACCGAACCAGAATCCGGAAGCAGCCAGAGTGGTGCGCATCCAACAAAAACCATGAGCCTTAACCTTACAAGGATGGCTGCACTTATGAATGACTATTCTTCTGATGCTGATGAGGTTGGATCTCAACCTGCTCATCTGTCCGTCGTGGTTAACGGTTACAGAGTTAAGGAGGAAGCAGCACCTGTTCTCCAGAAAATCTTCCTCAAGTACGGAGACATTGCAAAGAATAGCTCTTTCTCTTCAGTGAATATTTCTTCATCGCTCCTGGAGTTAGTTTGCGACATCTATAAGAAATTGGAGGAAACAGATAATTTCCGAAGCATAAACCCCAAGGAGCTCCAATCCATGCTTGATGAAGTTAGAGATCTCGAGTCTGCCAACCTAGATGTAGGGTGGCTCAGTCAAAGGTTGAACGATATCTCTCAGGCCAAGCAACTTGTCAAGGACAGTCGCAAATTGAAGGAGGCAAAAACGAGGAACCCCGCGGGGATGGAGACAAGCAAGAAAGAGCTGGAGGAAATGAAGAGTGGGCCGCTTGTGTTGCAACATGCCATGTTTTGCAAGAAAGAATCCGCAAAAAAGAGGATGAGTTTGGCATTGCGCGTTGTGAAAATGAAAGGATCATGCAGCAGTTTGAAGATTCGAAGGCCAAGGTGA